A window of Pirellula sp. SH-Sr6A contains these coding sequences:
- a CDS encoding thiol-disulfide oxidoreductase DCC family protein, translating to MNQAILSSIGTTKALPASDVVLFDGQCNFCRRQTDHLRRFDGKNRLRFVSLHDPCVAVDYPDLTHEMLMEQMWVVAPDGRRFGGADALRYLSRRLPLLWPIAPILHLPFSMPVWRWLYRQIAKRRYRIAGKNCDEGGTCSLHR from the coding sequence ATGAATCAGGCGATCCTATCGAGTATCGGCACCACCAAGGCGCTACCCGCGTCGGATGTTGTCTTGTTCGATGGCCAATGCAACTTCTGCCGCCGACAGACCGACCACCTCCGACGGTTCGACGGAAAGAATCGCCTCCGCTTCGTCTCCTTGCACGACCCTTGCGTGGCGGTCGATTATCCAGACCTCACCCACGAAATGCTCATGGAGCAGATGTGGGTTGTCGCTCCCGATGGACGACGTTTCGGTGGCGCCGACGCACTGCGATACCTTTCCCGGCGTCTGCCACTCCTCTGGCCAATCGCTCCCATCCTCCACCTCCCTTTCTCCATGCCCGTCTGGCGATGGCTCTACCGCCAGATCGCCAAACGACGTTATCGCATCGCGGGCAAAAATTGTGATGAGGGTGGTACGTGCTCGCTTCATCGATGA
- a CDS encoding sugar phosphate isomerase/epimerase family protein — MARPATLFTGQWADLPLSKMAQLTKDFGYDGIELACWGDHFEVDKANSDPSYCDNKRAFLDSLGLQCHAISAHLVGQAVLDTIDIRHKSILPPYVWGDGNPAGVNERACEELKATARAAKKFGVGVVNGFTGSSIWHLNYSFPPVPQSMIDDGFKLLATRFHPILDEFAKNGVRFALEVHPTEIAFDIYSAKMALEALDNRPEFGFNFDPSHLIWQGVDPVEFIRAFPDRIYHVHVKDATTKLNGRSGILCSHLNFGDPRRGWDFRSPGRGSVNFEEIIRALNDIGYNGPLSVEWEDSGMDREFGAAEAARFVKNLDFAPSGRAFDSAFEKA, encoded by the coding sequence ATGGCTAGACCTGCCACCTTGTTCACAGGCCAATGGGCCGACCTCCCTCTTTCCAAGATGGCTCAGCTCACCAAGGACTTCGGATACGACGGGATCGAGCTTGCTTGCTGGGGCGATCACTTCGAAGTGGACAAAGCCAACTCGGACCCATCCTATTGCGACAACAAACGAGCATTCCTGGATAGTCTTGGTTTGCAATGCCATGCCATCAGCGCCCACTTGGTCGGCCAAGCGGTCTTGGACACCATCGACATTCGTCACAAGTCGATTTTGCCACCTTACGTTTGGGGAGATGGGAATCCTGCAGGGGTGAACGAGCGAGCTTGTGAGGAGCTAAAGGCAACGGCTCGCGCCGCCAAGAAGTTTGGCGTGGGAGTTGTCAATGGTTTCACCGGTTCTTCCATCTGGCACTTGAACTACTCCTTTCCACCTGTTCCGCAGTCGATGATCGACGATGGGTTTAAGCTTCTTGCGACGCGATTCCATCCTATCTTGGACGAGTTTGCAAAGAATGGTGTTCGATTCGCCTTGGAAGTGCACCCGACCGAAATTGCGTTTGACATTTATTCGGCGAAGATGGCGCTTGAAGCGTTGGACAATCGACCGGAGTTCGGATTCAACTTCGACCCCAGTCACTTGATTTGGCAAGGGGTGGATCCGGTCGAGTTCATCCGCGCGTTTCCGGATCGGATCTATCACGTGCACGTGAAGGATGCGACGACCAAGTTGAATGGTCGATCGGGTATCCTCTGCAGTCACTTGAACTTTGGCGATCCACGTCGCGGATGGGATTTCCGAAGCCCAGGGCGTGGCAGTGTGAATTTTGAAGAAATCATCCGTGCGCTCAACGACATCGGTTACAACGGACCTCTCTCGGTGGAGTGGGAAGATAGCGGGATGGACCGCGAATTTGGTGCCGCCGAAGCAGCTCGCTTCGTCAAGAATTTGGATTTTGCACCGAGCGGTCGCGCATTCGATTCGGCTTTTGAAAAGGCATAA
- a CDS encoding SMP-30/gluconolactonase/LRE family protein, giving the protein MSEATLLYLPADAALRFLPEGPYPFGPDQFSWVAIQHGAESRVGSIEVFDLATRTNRSYPLPGRPGFAFRTDRGNFVVGCERTVGIYHPQDGSMTPLADDIDADVSGTIINDGLTWDGNLLFGCKDLEFTTKKAGLYFWRGADRRLFKLRGDQICSNGKCIAGKGDGWVDLLDIDTPTKSVVRYRIDTEAGKIVSESKVVDLTSDPAFPDGMTMSLDGESVIISLYNPNPAAFGRTIQVRLKDQAVVAEWRTPASPQATCPQWFVDSQDSLWLIITTAVEHMPAERQADTKNAGALFAVPFGKLADKATYESLTQPFLES; this is encoded by the coding sequence ATGAGCGAAGCAACATTACTTTACCTACCAGCGGACGCGGCTCTTCGGTTTCTTCCCGAGGGGCCGTATCCCTTTGGTCCGGATCAGTTCTCATGGGTTGCGATCCAGCATGGGGCCGAGAGTCGCGTGGGATCGATTGAGGTCTTTGATCTAGCGACCCGCACGAATCGAAGCTATCCGTTGCCGGGGCGTCCCGGGTTTGCATTCCGAACCGATCGTGGAAACTTCGTCGTCGGCTGCGAACGAACGGTTGGGATCTATCATCCCCAGGACGGGTCTATGACCCCCTTGGCCGATGACATCGATGCCGATGTGTCCGGTACCATCATCAATGATGGACTGACCTGGGATGGCAATCTCCTGTTCGGGTGCAAGGATTTGGAGTTCACCACCAAGAAGGCGGGGCTTTACTTTTGGCGAGGCGCCGATCGTCGTCTGTTCAAGCTTCGGGGCGATCAGATTTGCAGCAATGGAAAGTGCATTGCGGGCAAAGGGGATGGTTGGGTCGACTTGCTCGATATCGACACGCCGACGAAGTCGGTCGTTCGCTATCGCATCGACACCGAGGCAGGGAAGATCGTTTCGGAATCGAAGGTGGTCGATTTAACGAGCGATCCAGCGTTCCCGGATGGAATGACCATGAGTCTCGATGGGGAGAGTGTCATCATTTCGCTTTACAACCCCAACCCGGCGGCGTTTGGTCGGACCATTCAAGTCCGATTGAAGGATCAAGCGGTGGTGGCGGAGTGGCGAACCCCTGCGAGCCCTCAAGCGACTTGCCCGCAATGGTTCGTCGATTCGCAGGATTCGCTGTGGCTGATCATCACCACCGCCGTGGAGCACATGCCGGCGGAACGGCAAGCCGACACAAAGAATGCGGGTGCGCTCTTCGCAGTTCCCTTTGGCAAGCTCGCAGATAAAGCTACCTACGAATCGCTGACCCAGCCGTTTCTCGAATCGTAG
- a CDS encoding GNAT family N-acetyltransferase: MRLDSLTLRTIPGTECPAELWDLRFAVLREPLGGNPASARFVGDDLATTQHFTAWHEDRMVGCASLMLSTTLIPPDLPPHSGVWYQLRGMAVSDAVQGSGVGRTLLQAIDAWSAPNPAIRLWCNAREEAIDFYRKNGWQEIGEIFSIPNVGPHLRMVRKKST, encoded by the coding sequence ATGCGATTGGATTCCCTCACTCTACGCACGATCCCAGGTACCGAGTGTCCGGCAGAGCTATGGGATCTTCGATTCGCCGTTCTGCGTGAACCGCTCGGAGGAAACCCAGCCTCGGCTCGATTTGTGGGGGACGACCTAGCGACGACCCAGCATTTCACCGCGTGGCACGAGGACCGAATGGTCGGCTGCGCGAGCCTGATGCTTTCCACGACCCTAATACCACCCGATCTCCCCCCTCATTCGGGGGTTTGGTACCAATTGCGAGGCATGGCGGTCTCCGACGCTGTCCAAGGCTCCGGGGTGGGACGCACCCTGCTCCAAGCAATCGACGCGTGGAGCGCCCCCAATCCCGCTATCCGGCTTTGGTGCAATGCCCGTGAAGAAGCGATCGATTTCTATCGGAAGAACGGATGGCAGGAAATCGGCGAGATTTTCTCCATACCAAACGTAGGGCCCCATTTGCGAATGGTCCGTAAAAAATCGACCTGA
- the queG gene encoding tRNA epoxyqueuosine(34) reductase QueG: MRDELEALAASAGFPLFGIANARESESFSNLRSWIEQGYHGTMHYLDDRLDAYRHPRSVLENCRSIVMLGMPYASHPDTRRRKHPAPTTPPTDLLGATNCSELRELPTGLDARIGNYAMGEVDYHDFIRSRLNTIVKKMEASAPGSKWRGVVDTAPLLERDYARLAGLGWIGKNTLLLHREWGSYFFLAALLTDLELPTDEPMQTNHCGSCRACLDVCPTHAFVEPHVLDASRCISYLTIEHRGPIEPTLRESMGNWIFGCDLCQIVCPWNRKRIDDHLPEFHPIHQESRNSLRHWLSLDEESFRQLYRTTPFWRTKLRGMQRNALIAAGNGNRSDLIDLIERHAQSEDPVVSDAAQWARNRITDPMPPPARNG; this comes from the coding sequence ATGCGTGATGAACTCGAGGCCCTGGCTGCTTCGGCCGGATTCCCTCTCTTTGGAATCGCCAACGCACGTGAATCGGAATCCTTCTCCAACCTCCGAAGCTGGATCGAGCAGGGATACCACGGCACGATGCATTACCTCGACGACCGACTCGACGCGTATCGCCACCCGAGATCCGTCCTCGAAAACTGCCGCTCCATCGTGATGCTAGGGATGCCCTACGCCTCCCATCCCGATACTCGCCGTCGCAAACATCCCGCCCCTACTACTCCGCCAACGGATCTGCTAGGTGCAACGAATTGTTCTGAACTTCGCGAACTTCCGACTGGGTTGGATGCTCGAATCGGGAATTATGCCATGGGGGAAGTCGACTACCACGATTTCATTCGAAGTCGACTCAATACCATTGTGAAAAAAATGGAAGCTTCGGCACCCGGGAGCAAATGGCGAGGCGTTGTGGATACCGCCCCCCTGTTAGAACGCGATTACGCACGATTGGCTGGGTTGGGTTGGATTGGGAAGAACACATTGCTCCTGCATCGCGAATGGGGAAGCTACTTCTTTCTCGCGGCCCTGCTCACCGATCTGGAATTACCAACAGATGAGCCGATGCAGACAAACCATTGCGGCTCTTGTCGAGCTTGCTTGGATGTCTGCCCTACCCACGCGTTCGTCGAACCCCATGTCCTCGACGCCTCGCGATGCATCAGCTATTTGACGATCGAACATCGAGGCCCCATCGAACCGACGCTCCGCGAATCGATGGGGAACTGGATCTTTGGTTGCGATCTCTGCCAAATCGTCTGCCCATGGAATCGCAAAAGGATCGACGATCACCTCCCGGAATTCCATCCGATCCACCAAGAGAGCCGCAACTCCCTTCGCCATTGGTTGAGTTTGGACGAAGAATCCTTTCGCCAACTCTACCGAACGACCCCCTTCTGGCGAACCAAACTGAGAGGAATGCAACGCAATGCGTTGATCGCCGCTGGAAACGGCAATCGGTCCGATTTGATCGACCTCATCGAACGACATGCTCAAAGCGAGGATCCCGTGGTGAGCGACGCCGCGCAATGGGCTCGCAACCGAATCACCGATCCAATGCCTCCCCCTGCACGCAACGGCTAG